Within the Thalassoglobus sp. JC818 genome, the region GCTGATTCTCGATGAACCGGCCAACGGGCTTGATCCACAGGCGCGGATCGAAATGCGTCTACTCCTGCTGCAACTTGCCGAGATGGGGAAAACGCTGATTGTGACCAGCCACATCCTTCCGGAGTTGTCACGCATCTGTCACGACGTCGCTGTGATCACCTCCGGGAAGCTGCGTGCCTTCGGAACTTTGGATGACGTCCTGCGACAAGTTCATCAGAAACGTGTCTTTGAAGTTCTGGTGACCGACACGTCTGATGTTGCAGAAGTGACTCGACTCATCAATGAACAACCTGAACTCGAAGCAGATGTTGAAGCCTCCGAGACGGAATCGACCGTCCGTTTTCAAACAACCGCGGACGATGCAGCGATGCAACGCTTGCTGGGCCAGGCGATCACTCAGGGATTGTCGATCGTGCAGTTCCGTGAAGTTCAAGTCGACCTCGAAGACACATTCATGAGTGTCACCAAGTCTGAAGAACAAAAGTCGCCGGCAACTGAAAGTGTCGTCGCATCTGGCGGGGGTGCGGAATGAATAATCCCGTCGTTGATCGTGAACTGATGACGACCTTTCGCTCGCCGCGGTCGATCATTCTGATGTTGGCTCCCGCGTTCGTGACATCGTTGCTGGTGGTTCTTCAATGGCCGACTGACGCAGTCGTTTCTGAGTCGGGTCGACGCGCACAGGAAGTCTTCAGCATCTTTGGCTATGGGCTGGGAGCGTTGGTTTGCCTGCTGACGCCGGTGACACCTGCTGTCTCGATTGTGCGTGAGCGTCTGAAAGGGACTCTCAATCTTTTATTCCACACACCGCTTGGACGAATCACTATTTACGTGGGCAAGCTTGTCGGAGCGGTCGCGCTCTTCATTCTCTCATTGATGATGACACTCCCCGCTGCAGGGGCTTGTTATGCAATGGGCGGGATGACCATGACCGGTGATCTGATTCCGCTCTATCTGGTTTTGATTGTCGCTGGAATTCAAATCTCTGCACTCGCATTGGCAGTCAGCAGCTACAACAAGAATATTGACTCCGCTGTGCGCACTTCTTACGCGTTGACGCTGCTTCTGGTTGTCGGTGCGTTGGGGCCGTATCAGATTCTCCAAGGGTCTGAAAATCGCCTGCTTGCCATCGGCGCTGACTGGCTACGACACCTCTCTCCGCTTCCTGCGTTGTCTGAGGTTTTAGGACATGGAGATGTGGCGGGGCAGGGGATCGTTTCGCATGCCAACTCGGTGTGGAGATACTTAATCGTCGCTGGTCTTTCGACACTTGCTTTCGCAGCACTGACAATCAGACGTTTGAGTGTTTCGATCTTTGATGAGTCACGAGACTCTGGAGTGATGACCGACGATCTCGAACTGTCCCAGCGGATGTCGCGACGAGTTTTCTTTCTCGTCGATCCGCAAAAACGCTCAGCAGGCATCGCCGACTGGTCAAATCCGGTTCTCGCGAAGGAGTTTCGTTCTCGCAAATTCGGACGAGCCACTTGGATGCTGCGACTCATCGCCGTCTGTGCCGTTGCTTCGATCGCGCTGACCTACTTTGCAGCAACAGGAGTTGAAGACTGGTCCGTCGAGATGATCGGCGGACTGCTCGTCATTTTGCAAATGGCTCTAATCGTGTTGTTGGCTCCGGGAATGTCGGCTGGTTTGCTCGCTGGCGAGATTGAGTCGGGCGGATGGACGATGCTGCGCATCACACCGCAATCGTCCATGGCGATTGTGATTGGAAAACTCCTGAGTGTGAGTTGGACAATGGGGATGATTCTGCTGGCAACTCTCCCCGGCTACCTGGTCATGATTTATGTCAAACCAATCCTTCAACAACAAATCCTGCTCGTCATCGGCAGCCTCGTTCTGTCGTCGATCTTCACGGTCGTTGTGAGTGCCGCGATTGGATCGTTCTTTCGCAAAAGCACGCCTGCGACGCTCACCTCGTATTGCATTCTGACTGCGGTCACAGCGCTTCCAATTTTGATCTGGCTCGGAAGAGACGCTCCATTCGGTTTTCGAACCGTTGAGACAGCTTTGATCATCAACCCGATGTCCTCGGCACTCTCTCTGATGGAAACTCGAGGCTTTGAGCCGTATGCGATCGTTCCTTGGAACTGGTACTTCCTCATCGCTGGTTG harbors:
- a CDS encoding ABC transporter ATP-binding protein, giving the protein MNDSEPLVEINHVTKRYGDFVALDDLSLQLQRGRILGFIGPNGAGKTTTIKILVGHSKPTSGSAKVAGCDCTSEAHKIKRLVGYMPDTFGSYEHMRVSEYLDFFGAAFGIPRKERRRRIEEVMETASVTRMKDLFVESLSHGMRQRVGIARTLIHDPDLLILDEPANGLDPQARIEMRLLLLQLAEMGKTLIVTSHILPELSRICHDVAVITSGKLRAFGTLDDVLRQVHQKRVFEVLVTDTSDVAEVTRLINEQPELEADVEASETESTVRFQTTADDAAMQRLLGQAITQGLSIVQFREVQVDLEDTFMSVTKSEEQKSPATESVVASGGGAE
- a CDS encoding ABC transporter permease subunit; translated protein: MNNPVVDRELMTTFRSPRSIILMLAPAFVTSLLVVLQWPTDAVVSESGRRAQEVFSIFGYGLGALVCLLTPVTPAVSIVRERLKGTLNLLFHTPLGRITIYVGKLVGAVALFILSLMMTLPAAGACYAMGGMTMTGDLIPLYLVLIVAGIQISALALAVSSYNKNIDSAVRTSYALTLLLVVGALGPYQILQGSENRLLAIGADWLRHLSPLPALSEVLGHGDVAGQGIVSHANSVWRYLIVAGLSTLAFAALTIRRLSVSIFDESRDSGVMTDDLELSQRMSRRVFFLVDPQKRSAGIADWSNPVLAKEFRSRKFGRATWMLRLIAVCAVASIALTYFAATGVEDWSVEMIGGLLVILQMALIVLLAPGMSAGLLAGEIESGGWTMLRITPQSSMAIVIGKLLSVSWTMGMILLATLPGYLVMIYVKPILQQQILLVIGSLVLSSIFTVVVSAAIGSFFRKSTPATLTSYCILTAVTALPILIWLGRDAPFGFRTVETALIINPMSSALSLMETRGFEPYAIVPWNWYFLIAGCVIGLIIFWRRVEQCQKPD